The bacterium genome contains the following window.
CTGCGCCCCGGCGACAGGCTGAGGGAGGACATAGGACTCGATTCGGTCGCGTTGGTCGACCTTATCGTCGCTCTTGAGGGGCGCTACGGCATCTGCGTGGATCCGCTCGACCTACGGGTCGCCGAGGCTTTTTCGACTTACGGCAGTCTCCTCGAATTTGCCCTTGAGGAGATGGAAAAGAAGTGATGGGGGGAGTCTTCGGAGAGCCGCCGGGGAGAATGGCTCCGAAGGAGGGGGGAGGAGGGGAGATAATCGTCCCCAACGTCTTCGAGTTCAACCGCGCCTTCATGGACGCGGGGTTCTCCTGCTCCCACCGCCTTGCGTGGCACGCGGGCGCGTTGCCGGTGGCGGAGTGCTCACTCTTCTGGGGCGGCTCCGAAAAACTGGTTTTTCTGCCGCTTCGCCCGGACCCCTTGTGGGTGGAGGATGTGCAAGAAGCGATGGGGTACCGCCGTCTGGAGGTCTTCCATCCGCCCTCACGCCTTGCAGGGCTTTGCAGTGCGGCGCAGACGGAGCGGTTGAGGGAAGTTCTCGACGCGGGATGGAAACCGGCGAAGCTGCTCCCGTGGGGGGCTGGCGGGGAGCTTTATTCTCTGGCGGATTTTCTGGGTGAAGAGAATTTCCCCCTCGGCGGCGAGGTGACGCCGCGCGAGCGCTTTTTCGAGGCGTTGAATCTGGATTCAAAGGCGGGTTTCAGGCTCGCGGCATCCTTCCCCGGCTCCGGGATACGCATGCCGGAGGGGTTTGTCATGCCCACCCTGGGCGACGCGCTGGGCCTTCTCCCGCGTTTCGTCGAAAGGGGCGGCGGGGTGCTCAAGGCCAACCACGGCGCGGGCGGGACCAGCGTCGTCCTCTTCCCGGCGGGTCGCGGGTTCTCACCTGAGGCGGCGAAAAGGGCGATGGAGGCGAGGTGCAGGTGGGACCCCTTCTGGCTCCAGAGTCCCGTCATCATAGAGGAGCTTATAGGTTCCGGCGAAGCCGTTCCCGCCGTGACGGCGGATTTTTTCAGCGGGGAAGGGGGAAGCTCCCGCCTTGTTGGTGCCGGGCGGATGAGGATCGCGGCGGGAACGCGCTACTGCGGCCTTTTGGGCGGGCGCGGAGCTCTAAGCGGAGAAGTCCTTGCCGAAATTGAGAAGGCCGGTGAGCAAATCAGCCGGATTCTTGCCGGGAGAGGCGTGAGGGGGTGGTTCAACGCGGATTTCGTCTCCGGCGACGGGGGGACTCTTTACGTGACCGAGGTAAACGTCCGGCGAAGCTGCGCCACCCACGGTTTTGACGCCGCCAGATTCCTCTACGGCGAGGGGTGGGCGGGCGAGATAGCCCTTCTCGTGAACGAGCGCCTGACCTTTACCGGCGGAAAGCCGGACTACCCCTCCCTGCGAAGAGGGTTTTCAGCCTACAACAAAAAAGGACGCGATCGCGGCGTCTGGGCGATACCGGCTTCCGTAAACGGAGGGCTCCGGCAAAAAACTCCCCGCATCTCCTTTCTTCTTTTCGCCCCCGGAGCCGGAGACCTTCCCGGGGAAGAGAAAATCCTGGCCGCGCACCTCGAAAGAGAGACCGGGAAACGCTGCGCCTCGCCGCCCCTGCCGCACAGGACACTCGGCCCATGAAAAGCTGCGCTTTTTCCAACATCGAGGAATTCTACCGCCCGCAGATGTCCGGGTTTGACGAGCGCACAAGCGCGAAGTGGTCTTTCGAGTGCTCCGCGCTCTCGCCGCTCGCCCTCTTCTGGGGTTTTGCGGATGGCACCGTCTTCCTTCCGGAAGAAGCGGATGAAGCGTTTCTATCGTATATAAAAGAGAGACTCGGCCTCGGCGCTCTTCGCGTAATCGTCCCCCGTCCGGGAAGCCACGGGCTTTCAAGGTCAATCCTGAACGACTCCGCAGCCTTCGAGGCTTTGCTGCGGCTTGCCGGGGAAGGGGCGGCGCTCCTGCCGTGGGGGGAGTCGGAGGGTTACCGCGAGCTTCTGGGGGAACTGGCGAAGGAGACCTGGCGGGACGGATTAAATAATCACGGCGAATTGTGGAAGGTGCGGTATCTGGGCTCGAAGTCGGGGTTTCGCCACTTCTTCAGCCAAAGGGGGGCGAGACTTCCCGAGGGGAGAATCGCCGGGAACGTCCGCCTTGCGGCGGGGCTGGCCGGGGAGTTTCTAGACCGGGGCGAAGGGGTGGTTCTGAAGGCCGATTGGGGCGTGGGCGGCAAGTGCCAGCTAATCGTCCCTTCCTCCGGCAAGAAAAGATCCCTCGCGCCTCTTTCGCGGTGTATACCGGAACTAAAGGCGGGGGCGGTAATAGTTGAGAGATTCATCGAAAGCGCAGGCCATCCCGCTTCCGTCTCCTGTCAGGGAGAAGCCGACGGACGCGGCGGATTTTCAATTCACTACCTTTCGGCGCACCTCGAAAAATCCCTCTCCGGCGAAGGGGCTCTCATCGGCAAAGGCGCTTTTGAATCCCCGGCGCTCGAAGGGCAGGCGAGGAAGCTCGGCTTCTTCGCCGGGAAGTGCGTCTCCGCCTTCGGCTACGCGGGCGTCTGCGGCTTTGACATGGCGGTGGACGGCGAAGGGGTCCCCTGGCTCCTTGAAATGAACCCGAGGCGGACGACTACGACCCACGGCGCGGCGCTGGGGGAGCTGCTTCTCGGCGATGGCTGGGAGAAAACGCACTGCGTGGCGGTGGCGATGGACGCGGTTTGCGGCGATACTTTCGCGGAGGTAAAAAAAGCCTTGGCGGAACTCCTCTTTCCTGCCGGGGGAAACCGGGAGGGAGTCGTGATAACCGCTCCGCCTAAAGGCGGGAAAGGGTCTTTCGCCGCGCTGGCGAGAGACGCGGGTAATGCGCGGAAGTATCTGGCGGCGGTAAGGGAGAGGTTTCGATGGGGGGGATAGAGGAGTTTCTGCTTGAGGGGGCTGCGAATCGCCCGGAGGCGATTGCGCTTATCGACCCCTGCGGGAAACTTCGCTACGGCGAACTGGAAAAACTCTCGCGCAGGGTCGCGGGGAGGCTGAAAGTTTCCGGAGCCTCGGAGGGCGACAGAATCCTCATCGCGGCGAAAAACAGTGTTGGTTACTGCGTGCTCTTCCTCGGGACGCTACTCGCCGGGTGCATCCCCTGCCCTGTCCACCCCGGCTGGCCCGGGGAGCGTTTTCGCAGGATAGTTGATTCGTCCGGGCCTTCGGCGGTCTTCGCCGACGAAGCCGGGCGGGAGGCCCTCCAAAACTCGTTCCATCCCCTTATTCCCTTACATGAGTTCGTCTTCGGGAAAAGCGCCTCGAAAATCCAGTGGCGAAGGGGCGAAATAGGTTCTGACTCGCCTCTGACCGCAATAATGCACACCTCGGCCTCCTCCGGCGAGCCCAAGGGGGTGATGCTGGGGGAAAGCGCCGTCCGCTGGGTCACGGAGGCGATAGCCGGAGTGCTGAAATACGATAACAAAGACGTAATCCTCTGCGGCCTCCCTTTCGCCTTCGACTACGCGCTCTACCAGCTCTTTCTGGCGCTGAAGAGCGGCGCGGCGATGATAATCAACCCCGATTTCGGGAGTCCCCCGGAGATTCCCGGATTGCTGGGCCGTCACGGGGTGACCGTCTTTCCCCTCGTCCCCTCGCTCGCCTCGCTCCTCCTCCGCTCGCGGCTTCTGGAGCGGGCGGACCTCCCCCCCCTCCGGCTCGTCACCTCCACCGGCGAGGTCTTTCCCGCAGCCCATGTGCTACGCCTTCGCGAGACGCTGAAAGGGGCGGAAATACTGCCGATGTACGGCCTCACCGAGTGCAAGCGGGTCTCCATAACGCCGCCGGGCACTCCGGCGGGGCGGGAGCGCTCGGTCGGCCTCCCCCTGCCCGGCACGGAGATACGGCTCGTAAACGAAAGGGGGATGGAGGCGGGGTGCGGCGAAACCGGGGCGCTACACGTCGCCGGGCCGCACCTCATGGACGGCTACTGGCGCGACCGCGAAGAGACGCAGGAAAAGTGGTACACTGGCGTCGGCGGCAAGCGGTGGCTCGACACCGGCGACCTCCTCTCCCGCGACGAAGAGGGGTTTTTGTACTTCGAGGGGAGGCGCGACGGACTCCTCAAAATCCGTGGAGAGCGGATACACCCCGCCGAGGTCGAGGTTGTCCTCGCCGGCATCCCCGGCGTCGCCGAGGCCGCCGTAATTTTGACGAATCAAAAAGAAACGCGCGCGAAGCTCTTCGCGCTCATCCACCCCGAAGCGGGAGCGCAACTTGACGAAACAGCCATCCTCCGCGAATGCCAAAAAAGGCTTCCGCCGGCCTGGCGGCCTGACGGAGTCGTACTCTCCTTCGCCCCCCTGCCGCGAAACTCCAGCGGCAAGCTCGACAGGAACTCCGCCGGTGCGCTCGCTCTTGCCTTGTCCTAAGACTTTGCGGGCGCTTCTCGCCCTCTTTCTTTTCCTTCTTATCGCGGCAAGCGCCCGCGCCGAGTGGCGAAAGTGCCTCTACGTAATCGACGGCGACACCATCATAGTCTCCGGTCAGGAAAAGGTCCGCCTCATCGGCGTGGACGCTCCCGAGATACCCCACGAAGACAAGCCCGGCGAACCCGGCGGCGAAAAAGCCCGGAAGTTTCTGAAAAAGCTGGTCGAAGGCAAGAAGGTCAACCTCGAATACGACTGGGAGCGGCTCGACAAGCACGGCCGCACCCTCGCCTACGTCTACACCGAAGAGGGCAAACTCGCCAACGAAGAGCTCATCTTGTCCGGCAACGCCGAAGCCATGAGGCACTTCACCTATTCAAAAAAGGAGAGGTTTCTGGAGGCGGAGAAGAAGGCAAGGCAACATAGGGAACGAAAGCCGGCAAAACCATAAATCTTCCCGCCGGTTAGCAATTTAACGGATCGTAGCAAACGCCTGGACGCCATGATAAACTATTTCAACAGGGGGATTGATAATGCCGACCATCAGCACGTTTTATGGAATTTTGATCCAGATGTTCTGGCAGGATCATGCGCCGCCGCATTTTCACGCGCTATATGCAGAGAGCGAAGCACTCATAGATATACACACGCTGGAAATTCTTGAGGGACAATTGCCCCGCCGTGCGCTGGCGCTGGTGCTGGAATGGGCAATGGAGCACCGAGCCGAGCTTCTGGAGGATTGGGAACTGTGTTCACGCATGCAGCAGCCGAAAAAAGATTCATCCCCTGACCTGACGCCTGCGGTCAGCCCCTCCATGCCATGGCGGGTTGCCGAGGTAAAGGTTTTGGGCGATTACCGGCTTTTCGTCCGCTTTGTCGATGGGCTTACCGGCACCGTCGATATGAGCGCGTTCATAAAGTCGGAAGAGGCGGGAGTATTTTCCGTCCTCGCCGACCCTCTTCTCTTCGATCAGGTCTACACCCTCCACGGCGCGGTAACGTGGCCAGGAGAACTCGACATCGCCCCCGACGCCATGTACAGGCAGATTCGCGAAAAAGGCGAGTGGAGGCTGTAAGGCGGGCTCGGCCCGCCTGGCGGTAATGAAGCGCAACCTTTCAGCACCTTCCAACCCTCCTTTGTTTCCGGGCCGGACAAGTATTGCATTTTGCAAGGCGCAATCCCGGCCTGAATTTCATTTTGCAATATCCATTTCCCTGACATGCAAAAAACACCCCGATTTCAGCGGGTTTTACTTGGGCACGATTGTTGCGGATGCGTATGTCGATTCGCGATTTCGCTTTGCCCGAAAGGAGGCCTGCTATGACGGATGGCGTTTTTGCCTATGAAAGATCGGACTTAACGGGCATGGGTACCGCTCAGCCGATTGCCGTGGTCGCCGTGGGGGAGAAGGGTGAGCTGGGAAACTACCTGATGTGCGCGATTCTGGAGAGGGTCCCTCATTTGTGCAGTAGTATTATATTCTGGAGCGTCAACGCAAGAAGCCGGTTTCTGGGGATTGAAATAAACGGCGGAGCAAAGAAAGAGGCCCTGATGGAAAAACTCGAGACGCATGTGAAGGAGGCCCGCAAGAGGAATCTTGGCGCGGCTTTTTACTATGCCGAGGGGAGGGATGAGCCCCGGACCGCCGAATCTCTCTGCGCGGCGATAGCCGGGGACTTTCCGGCGGCTACTTTTTATTTCCTGCCTGAGGAAGGGCCGGGCCGGGAAGAACGCGAGTCGCAAAAGCTGCGCCAAAGACTCGACGCGCGAGGACTCACAACGGCTGTACTGCCTCTCACTCTCGCCGATTTCGCAAGCGCCTGACAAGGAGAGAATCTATCATGAACTTCGACTACGTAATCGGGGCCGGAGCGGCGGCGTTTTTGTTCGCCTATCTGGCCTACGCGCTCTTCAATCCCGAAAAATTCTGAGGTTTTGATGGATATTTACGGTCTTTTGCAGATTGTTCTTTTGCTCCTTTCGGTGCTTTTGACGACAAAACCACTAGGGACGTACCTTTACAGGGTTTTTGAGACTCCCGCACCTCCTCTTGGCGGATTTTTCGGCCCGCTGGAGCGGATTATCTACCGTATAGCGGGAGCTGATCCCGGGAAGGAGCAGAACTGGAGGGAATACGCCGTTTCCCTGCTTCTTTTCAGCGCCGTATCCATCGCAGTCTCCTTCGCCATCTTTATGGCGCAAGGCTTGCTGCCTCTGAACGATAAGGGGATGGGCGGCATGGGCGCGGACCTTGCCTTTAACGCCGCCGTCAGCTTTGTCACCAATACAAACTGGCAGTCCTATGCCGGTGAGGCCGCCGTGACCAATCTCACCCAGATGCTGATTCTAACATGGCAGAACTTCGTTTCCGCTGCCGCAGGAATCGGCGCCGCCCTCGCGCTTTGCCGCGGGCTCACCCGCAGACAGGCCGACGGCGCTTCGGACGCGCTCGGCAATTTCTGGGTTGATTTAGTCAGGGGCTGCCTTTACGTATTCCTGCCCTTTTGTATAATTTACACCCTCGTTCTGGTCTCGCAGGGCGTTGTCCAGACTCTCGCCTCGCAAGTCGCCGTTACCGGCGTTGAAGGAAGCGTCCAAAACATAGCCCTCGGCCCCGTAGCCTCCCAGGAGGCGATAAAGATGTTCGGGACAAACGGCGGCGGCTTCTTCAACGCCAACAGCGCCCATCCTTTCGAGAACCCGACGCCGCTGACCAACTTCCTCCAGATGTTTTCGATTTTCGTAATCCCCGCCGCCCTCACATATACCTTCGGCCTCATGGCAGGGGACAAAAAGCAGGGGTGGGTGCTCTTCGCCTCGATGATGGTTCTCTTCGTCGCAGGAACGACAGCCCTTTACCGCGCCGAAGCGGGGCCCAATCCCGCTCTTTCGGGGATAGAAACCTCCGGCGCGGGCAACATGGAGGGCAAGGAGGTCCGCTTCGGCATCGCCTCCTCCTCGCTTTTCGCCGCAATAACGACCTCGGCCTCATGCGGGGCGGTGAATTCGATGCACGACTCCTTCACCCCTCTGGGCGGACTGGTACCCCTGACCAACATCCTTCTCGGAGAGGTTATTTTCGGCGGGGTCGGAGCCGGTCTTTACGGCATGCTGATCTTCGTTCTTCTGGCGGTTTTCATAGCCGGGCTGATGGTCGGAAGAACCCCCGAATACCTCGGAAAGAAGATAGAGGCGCGAGAGATAAAACTGACCGTGCTCTACATTC
Protein-coding sequences here:
- a CDS encoding DUF4160 domain-containing protein; protein product: MPTISTFYGILIQMFWQDHAPPHFHALYAESEALIDIHTLEILEGQLPRRALALVLEWAMEHRAELLEDWELCSRMQQPKKDSSPDLTPAVSPSMPWRVAEVKVLGDYRLFVRFVDGLTGTVDMSAFIKSEEAGVFSVLADPLLFDQVYTLHGAVTWPGELDIAPDAMYRQIREKGEWRL
- the kdpF gene encoding K(+)-transporting ATPase subunit F, which codes for MNFDYVIGAGAAAFLFAYLAYALFNPEKF
- the kdpA gene encoding potassium-transporting ATPase subunit KdpA, whose translation is MDIYGLLQIVLLLLSVLLTTKPLGTYLYRVFETPAPPLGGFFGPLERIIYRIAGADPGKEQNWREYAVSLLLFSAVSIAVSFAIFMAQGLLPLNDKGMGGMGADLAFNAAVSFVTNTNWQSYAGEAAVTNLTQMLILTWQNFVSAAAGIGAALALCRGLTRRQADGASDALGNFWVDLVRGCLYVFLPFCIIYTLVLVSQGVVQTLASQVAVTGVEGSVQNIALGPVASQEAIKMFGTNGGGFFNANSAHPFENPTPLTNFLQMFSIFVIPAALTYTFGLMAGDKKQGWVLFASMMVLFVAGTTALYRAEAGPNPALSGIETSGAGNMEGKEVRFGIASSSLFAAITTSASCGAVNSMHDSFTPLGGLVPLTNILLGEVIFGGVGAGLYGMLIFVLLAVFIAGLMVGRTPEYLGKKIEAREIKLTVLYILIFPMFVLGFAAVSSVTAMGISSLSNHGPHGISQILYAYASATGNNGSAFAGLNANTTWWNLSMAAAMLAGRFGMILPVLALAGSMAPKRIVPTTSGTFPTGGATFVFLLLGVIVIVGALTFFPALTLGPVLEHFLAGEGRLF